A region of the Peredibacter starrii genome:
TGTTCCAGAGGCCTATAAACCGGTGAATATCGATTTAACTAAATTTGGCTCTCACGAAGATATTTTCCCGACGCTTTATCATTTAGCTCTCTCTAACCAGAGTTACATAAAGCTTGGTGAAAACCTTTTAAGCGATGAATCTCACGCCATTAACAGCACAGGAATTTTTGCCAACAAAGAGGGCGCTTACCACCACGGAAAATTCTGGAAGTGGAAAGACCTTGATAAGCAAATCCTTGGGCCAGCTGAAGAAACAGAAGCACTTCATGCTCTAAAGCAGCACGGACTTGGACTAATTGGTATTACCGATTCCTATCTTAAGGCAGAAAAGAAGAGTACGCAGCCTGACGGAGGTAATGGTCGGCCATAACGATTTTTGCCATCGCTTCAACCACTGGAACAACCCGCGGAAGAATGCATGGATCGTGTCGACCAGCTTTGGCCTTATCACCAATAGTTGATGGGGCCTTGAAGGCAAGTTTCAAAACAATCTCTTCGCCGTTAGAAATTCCACCTTCCATTCCGGCAAAGTTCTTTGAGTCTTTTGAAATTTCAGATCCAGGCTTAAGTGCCAATTCAAATCCATCTCCAACACTCATTCCAATACAGGCAGGAAGTGAAAGCATAGCTTTGGCAAAGTCAGCTTTAAGTTTATCGAAGACGGGTTCACCTAACCCTGTAGGTGAGCCTTGAATTGAAAGAGCAACGATTCCACCGGCCGATTCACCCTTTGTTTTGCATTCACTTAGGAAGGCAATTACCTCATCTGACATCTTCTTCTCAGGAATGTTGATCTCGCCACGAGAAACCGAATGATCAGCAGGCTTAGAGCTTAGTTTAAATTGTCCTACTTGTTCAATATAAGCGTAGAAAGAGGCCTTCGGAAGAATGAGTCCCGCGAAGTAACCACCAATTACACGAGCAAGAGTTTCACGACCTGAAGCACGTCCGCCACCGCGATGATCACGGTAACCGTATTTCATCATGGTCGTTTTATCCGCGTGTCCTGGGCGATATGAATCTTTTAGAGGTTCATAGTCTGCACTTCGCTGATTGGTATTTCTTACGATAACCGTAATAGGAGTTCCGAGAGTTTTTCCCTCAAACACACCTGAAAGAATTTCAGGAACATCATCTTCTTTACGAGAAGTATGAACCGCATGTTGCCCGGGAGCACGACGAAGAAGTTCTTTTTTAAGATCATCCAGGTTCACAGTAAGACCTGCTGGCATGCCGTCGATAATCACACCAAGTGCTTCACCATGAGACTCACCAAAGGTGGTCACGCGAAACAATTGACCGAAGCTATTGCCACTCATGTTTGATCCTTTTCAAAAATTCTTCCCGAAACTTCTCGAGCGGGTTCTCGGGTAGAGTAGTAAGTTCTTCTACCGAAATATATGTTTCTGGATTAAGGCCACAAGGATTGAGATTTCTTAAAGCAGAGACCATGTTCTTACTATGTTTAATATTGAGGGCCATGCCATGAAAGGTCACAAGCTTTTCAATGGCGATTCCCATTGAAGCAAGTTTTCTCTCTCCATGCCATAGACCTAGATATTTATGCGTGTGATGAACGTCCTTAACACCCCAGTCATTCAAGACCTCAATTGAAAAATCAAAAATCTGATCCATCATATGAGACAGCGAAAGTGTCTGTGGATTAAGTTTCACGATGGGATAGAAAATAAATTGTCCCGGATGGTGAAAGGTCAGACCTCCGCCGCGTTCAATCTGTTGAAGCGGAAAAGGAAGGTTTGGATAGTTCTCTGGTTTAAATTCTACCAGTTCCAGAACTTCACCTTTACGAGGTTTCTGAAGACCACGACCATTAGTCAGAACTTCCGGATGGCTCGTGCAAATGAGAATACGAAGGCCCTGGCCTTCTTGTACTTTTGCTAAAGCGAGACGCTGAAACTTATGGGCCTGAGAGTATTCCCAGTTCCATTTCGTAACAACGATTGTTCTTTCATTAAGAGTGGTAAGGTCACTCTCTTTTAAATCCAAAGATGCTAGTTCAGCGGATGAAAAGAGAGTGTTCATGATTAGGCTTTAGTAGTCTCTACGTAATCCAGGAAGTCTGAAGCTTTATATGAACTTCTGACAAGCGGACCAGAGGCCACGAATTTGAAACCCATTTTAAGGGCCATACGTTTTAGTTCTTCAAACTCTTCAGGAGTGTAGAACTTCTTCACATCAAGGTGACGCTTACTTGGTTGAAGATACTGACCGAAAGTCACGATATCAACTCCATGAGCGCGGATATCTTCTAGCGCTTCTTGGATTTCTGCCCAAGTTTCACCCAGACCCACCATAAGTGAAGTCTTCGTTTGAATGTGCGGATAATTAGTTTTGTAGAACTTAAGACAGTTAAGGGTCTTCTCGTAACCTGCACGTGGATCACGAACCGGGTGAGTAAGACGTTTTACTGTTTCAAGGTTTTGCGCAATCACAAATGGATTCGATTTCGCAAGCTTGTGCATATACTCTTCGATGCCAGCGAAGTCTGGAATCAGAACTTCAACTTTTGTTTCAGGATGATCAAGGTGAACGCGATCAACAACTGCAGCGAAATGTCCTGAACCGTGGTCAGCAACATCATCACGATCCACAGAAGTGATGACAACGTAACGAAGAGACATCATGCCCACCATCTTAGAGGTGTTCTCGATTTCTTCGTGATTGATGAAGCCCTTCGGATTTCCGGTCTTCACGTGACAGAACTTACAAGCACGTGTGCATGTATCTCCAAGGATCATCACAGTTGCAGTACGAGCACTCCAACATTCAGAAATGTTCGGGCACTTCGCTTCTTCGCAAACAGTAGAAAGACCCTTCTCGCGAAGGTTGTTGCGGATATCTTTGAAGTCATCCCCTTGTGGAAGTTTTACTTTCAACCACTCAGGTTTTCTCTGGTATGTGTCTTTATCAAAATATGTTACGGCCATGAGGGATATCTATCACGCCAGAGGCGTATTCGACTAGAGGGAGGGCCATTTTTCATGGTCTTTAAGTGCCTAGAATTACTAGTAAAACTATACCGTTTTTCTTAGAAACAGCCTTTACTCACGATAAGTGGGTTCTCGGTCACAAACATATGCTCGCCCAAGAGGGGATTTGTTGTTTCTTTCCATTGGGCATCGGCGAAGGCAGCACTCTCAGTTTTATAGATGATACAGTCATAAGCTGCGAGGGGATTCTTGGTAAACATGATGATCTTAGAAGCTGCTACTGGGCTGTTGGTGAAGTAGACAATTTTGTTTGCGAAGAGAGAGCTCTTAGTGAAATACACTTGATGGGCGAAGGCGCTTGAAAAAGAAAAGATAAGTACCAACGTAAAAATTGACTTCATAAGAACTCCGATGTTCCGCTTATTATCGGAGATTATGAGACCAACAGGTTTTATTTTGAAATTGATACAGGGCCGTCAAAAAGCTTTACATTAAATCGCTCAATCACGCTCTTGTCCCCGCCATAAGTAATGACTTCCAGGAAGCTACCATTCAGTTTAAGTACGCTGAAAGTGGTGATGAACTGGCGGTAGAAAACGCTATAAGGATTGCGATAGGAAACGACGTTATTGATCCCGCCTGAAGGACCGGCAGTTAGATAGGTGATGCCCGTTTTATGGCTTCTTTCGTACATATGAAGGTGCCCTGAAAGCACCATCTTCACCCCATACTTCTCGAGCATAGGAACAAGTTCATTTCTCAGGCGAGTAGGAATAGTACGAATGTGTTCGAGGTTGGATGAATAAGGCGAGTGGTGCATGGTTACCACGGTCGGCTTCTTCTGCTCTTGGGCAGTTCTGAGTTTCGCCTCAAGCCACTCCCATTGTTCCAGGATTTTAGACTCAGACATCGACTCAAAATTAGAATTCAGCATCAGAACATTGATTCGACCAAGATCCAATTGCATGTAACCCAAATCAGGACTGTGTCCGTTTCTCATATAGGTGAGAAATTCTGGTGGGGCCTTATCCATCGAAGGAGACTCAAAGTATTCGTGATTTCCGACTGCGGCCATGAGATAGGCGCGACGAAGGTAGACATCCACAGTTTTAAAGAAATTTACCCATTCGTTTTCATAACCACCATGCTGAACGATATCGCCCGCATTGATGATGAGACTAAAGGGGTGCATCTTCTGAAACTCAGAAATGGATTTAGAGAGCTCATTGGCACGAATCTGACCTGCATCATTCTTGATCTGAGTATCACTCATAAAACCAAAATAAAGCGGGGATTTCTTGGTGCAAGGAATAGCAACGAGAGCATTATCAACCTCGGTACGATTTTCTGACGAGATCGTATAACGAAGAGGTTTGTCGCAAGTTAAAGTACCGAGATCAATTTTGGTTAACTTTGTGGCCGGAAACAAACTTCTGAAATGTTTCTTTTGATCCTGAAGTCTGATTTCAAGTTCAATTTCTTTGGTCGTCTGAAAGTTAAGTGTGATTTTCCCCTGATCTTCCACGGTCACGTAAGGTGAAATCGTGAAAGTACTTTGAGCGAAAGTGCTCAAAGAAAACATCAAAGGAATAATGGTTTTGGAAAACCTTAACATCCTAAAAGACTAGATTGATTCATGGGGTAATACAAGCCCCCTCGCAAAGAGGGGGCAAGATTATGAAATTAGAGCTGGTGTTTAATAAGTGGAACGGCCTGTTCGATGACTCTAACTGCGCCTTTCTTAAAATTTCCTACTTCTGCGTCCTGAAGGTCCTTGTTCATCTCTTGTCTGTCTTTACCTACAAGAAGTGAATCGGCCTTGAACTTATTAATGATGACTGTCAGGTCTTTGGCGATTCCTGAGCCTTTAGTGTCCTTGATCATGATACCGACTTCACGATTGAGTTTTGAAGAACGAGGATCAAGGTTATAAGTACCAATCAAGGCAATTTCATCGTCAATTACAGCGGTCTTAGCGTGAGTTGTATCCACTAAATTATACTCATAAAGTTCAATCCCCATGGCAATCATGGCGTCTTTCGCTGCTTTATAACCGGCCTGAGCAAAGAGGTTATCCGTCGATTTAAGAGAGTTCGTGATAATGGTTACTTTAACTCCACGATCGATTAGGTCCTGGAACATCGTGTGAGCACGTTTCGTTGGAATCAGGTAAGGAGAAAGAATAAGGACTTTCTTCTTCGCCTTACTCACGATTGAGTAAAGTTCATCACTCACAAGCATGTTCTTAGAACCCATGTTCTTGTCAGTTGAGTTAGACAGAAGTTTTACCCCATCAATTTCTTTAGCGTCTTTGAACCAGTCACGACCTGTGTTCCACTTTGCGTTTCCTTTACCGCTCTTTAATCTTTCAATGAGTACCTTCATTCTTTCCGAAGAAGATTTCACATCTCGAAGCATAAGAGCATAAAGCTTATCAACGTTCTCATCACAATCAGGGCCATGGAGAACGTCACAAATATAAACGAGTTTTTCACGCTGAAGTTTATCGTAGTAGGCCTTCTTTACGATATCGTTCTTTTCCCAAAGTCCCATGTAGTACTTGCGGGTCTCTTGAACCACTTTACCACTGATCATAATATCGAGATCATGGAAGTTTCTCTTCTTATCCAGACCGAAATATTTAGCGTCTACGTTTCGTCCACCAATAATGATTTTTGTTCCATCGACGACAAGCATTTTATCGTGAACGCGGTTAAAGATATCGTAAACCGTATGAACATCTTCCAGACGGTTAAAGAGCTTGAAAGTGATGTTGGTATTACCGTTTTTATCTTTACAGTCACGTTGAGTGGCCGCGATGGTCGTGTCTTTTACGCTGCTTGATAGGGCATCAAGAAGAATGCGAACTTGTACACCTCGTTTCGAGGCCTCACAAAGAAGAGCAACCCCGGTGGTTGAAACGTCATCATCTGTTACGGCGAAGTATTCGACCAGGATTTCAGATTTTGCTTGTTGAATGAGATCTACGCGAGCTTGCAGGGCCTCTTTATCATCATAGAGAAAGCGCGCTTTTTCGGCCTTCACCTGAGTGGCAAGAGTCATTAACATAGTCAAAGCTAGTGTTTGATGAATCCTCATAGAATTCCCCTGTAAATGGTTATGATGGAGTACTAAGCAATAAGCTTGCCAGGATCATGGACGGGGAATCATGAGGCTAGGATTTAAGCAATGATTAAAAAATGGGAAGTGTCTAAAACTTAGACAGGGCCTTTTTAATTAGGCCCTGAGATAAATTGAAATTAGTTCGAACAAGTGACAGTAAATTCTCTAGTTTGGTTACTGACAATAAACTTGCCTTCAAGATCACCTTTCGCGAGGTTTAGAGTATAAGGAACTTCTGACTCAATACCGATGCCATCAGTTGAAAAATTCACTCGAAAGGCCTTGGAGTCGGAAGTCGTTATAACAGAAATATTTGAGCCATCAATATTACTTGAAAGAGAAGCATTCGAGCATAGAAGAGGTTTCCCTGTATTGTCTCGGCATCCGCTTAATCTTTGTCCTATCAATTCATGAGTGGTCGATAGACCTGATAACTTATCATGTGAAATGACTTCGCATTTTAAATTGGTCTCTGATGCAAATGAATTAATCGCGAATAATGCAGATACTAGAACTAGAACCTTCTTCATAATGTCCTCCAAAATTTCATGGAGTTTATCAGAGGTTCGTTCTTTGCTGATGTTCTTTGAAAGACTTTCCAAATGTGATCAAATTTTAGACGGCCTAAAGCGGAATCAGAAAGCACTCTTCCCAGATGGGCATGATTTTTACTTTCTCTTGAACGTCCACGGTAGGCATAGTTTTAAGCACTAACTGGCGGCCATCAAATCGAAGACGGTGCTCAATACCCTGACGAGTGCCGTAGCTTTCTTCGATCTGAGCTTCAAGACCTTCATTCATCTTCCAGGCGTTGTCAGGAATCACCATAATGCCTTCGCTGGCATTTGCAAGAGACGCGTTCCATTTACCCCAAGGAGTTTCCGCAACACCTTGTTCAAACTTCACTGGGATAAAATTCTGGTAACCCATGAATTGGGCCACGAAGAGATTTCTTGGATTTCTTAAAAGCGAAAGTGGAGTGCCCAGTTGTTCCAGGCGACCAAAGTTCATAAGCCCCACGATGTCAGAGTACTTCAGGGCCTCTTCTAGTTCATGAGTCACCCAAAGGACAGTGATCCCTTGCTGACGGATAAATTGAAACAGACCATTTAAGATATCTCGACGAGTGAATGGATCCAGATGCGTGAATGGTTCATCCATTAAAAGAAGAGCAGGACGATTAATCAGCTCTGCCGCTAAGAGGACCTTTTGTCTTTGTCCGCTTGAAAGCTGGAAAAGATTCTGACGGAGTTGGAAAGTAAACTCAAAAGTGTCCGCAAGGTCGCGGGCCAGTTGAATCTTCTTCTCGTCATCAACATCAATAGTCACCTTACTGATCAAAAACTTTTGAACGTTCATATCCGTAAGGATTTCGTGAGTCGGAAATAAGGATACTGAACCATCAGTCTCAAAATTCCCCTGATCAGAATTCAGTTGGCCTGAAAGGATTTTAAGAAGCGTGGTTTTACCACTTCCATTCGGTCCCATAATTCCCATAACAATTCCCTTATTCAGGGTGAAGTTAAGAGCATGAAGGCCCGCGATACCGCGTGAATCGAATTGTTTAGAAAGATTATTTACTCTGATCATGTGCCTTTCTTTACCACTAAAAAGAGCCCTGCGAAAAGAAGAATGACGCCTAAAATGCGAGTCATATTTATC
Encoded here:
- the aroC gene encoding chorismate synthase, whose translation is MSGNSFGQLFRVTTFGESHGEALGVIIDGMPAGLTVNLDDLKKELLRRAPGQHAVHTSRKEDDVPEILSGVFEGKTLGTPITVIVRNTNQRSADYEPLKDSYRPGHADKTTMMKYGYRDHRGGGRASGRETLARVIGGYFAGLILPKASFYAYIEQVGQFKLSSKPADHSVSRGEINIPEKKMSDEVIAFLSECKTKGESAGGIVALSIQGSPTGLGEPVFDKLKADFAKAMLSLPACIGMSVGDGFELALKPGSEISKDSKNFAGMEGGISNGEEIVLKLAFKAPSTIGDKAKAGRHDPCILPRVVPVVEAMAKIVMADHYLRQAAYSSFLP
- the lipB gene encoding lipoyl(octanoyl) transferase LipB, which translates into the protein MNTLFSSAELASLDLKESDLTTLNERTIVVTKWNWEYSQAHKFQRLALAKVQEGQGLRILICTSHPEVLTNGRGLQKPRKGEVLELVEFKPENYPNLPFPLQQIERGGGLTFHHPGQFIFYPIVKLNPQTLSLSHMMDQIFDFSIEVLNDWGVKDVHHTHKYLGLWHGERKLASMGIAIEKLVTFHGMALNIKHSKNMVSALRNLNPCGLNPETYISVEELTTLPENPLEKFREEFLKRIKHEWQ
- the lipA gene encoding lipoyl synthase → MAVTYFDKDTYQRKPEWLKVKLPQGDDFKDIRNNLREKGLSTVCEEAKCPNISECWSARTATVMILGDTCTRACKFCHVKTGNPKGFINHEEIENTSKMVGMMSLRYVVITSVDRDDVADHGSGHFAAVVDRVHLDHPETKVEVLIPDFAGIEEYMHKLAKSNPFVIAQNLETVKRLTHPVRDPRAGYEKTLNCLKFYKTNYPHIQTKTSLMVGLGETWAEIQEALEDIRAHGVDIVTFGQYLQPSKRHLDVKKFYTPEEFEELKRMALKMGFKFVASGPLVRSSYKASDFLDYVETTKA
- a CDS encoding metallophosphoesterase family protein is translated as MLRFSKTIIPLMFSLSTFAQSTFTISPYVTVEDQGKITLNFQTTKEIELEIRLQDQKKHFRSLFPATKLTKIDLGTLTCDKPLRYTISSENRTEVDNALVAIPCTKKSPLYFGFMSDTQIKNDAGQIRANELSKSISEFQKMHPFSLIINAGDIVQHGGYENEWVNFFKTVDVYLRRAYLMAAVGNHEYFESPSMDKAPPEFLTYMRNGHSPDLGYMQLDLGRINVLMLNSNFESMSESKILEQWEWLEAKLRTAQEQKKPTVVTMHHSPYSSNLEHIRTIPTRLRNELVPMLEKYGVKMVLSGHLHMYERSHKTGITYLTAGPSGGINNVVSYRNPYSVFYRQFITTFSVLKLNGSFLEVITYGGDKSVIERFNVKLFDGPVSISK
- a CDS encoding phospholipase D-like domain-containing protein; amino-acid sequence: MRIHQTLALTMLMTLATQVKAEKARFLYDDKEALQARVDLIQQAKSEILVEYFAVTDDDVSTTGVALLCEASKRGVQVRILLDALSSSVKDTTIAATQRDCKDKNGNTNITFKLFNRLEDVHTVYDIFNRVHDKMLVVDGTKIIIGGRNVDAKYFGLDKKRNFHDLDIMISGKVVQETRKYYMGLWEKNDIVKKAYYDKLQREKLVYICDVLHGPDCDENVDKLYALMLRDVKSSSERMKVLIERLKSGKGNAKWNTGRDWFKDAKEIDGVKLLSNSTDKNMGSKNMLVSDELYSIVSKAKKKVLILSPYLIPTKRAHTMFQDLIDRGVKVTIITNSLKSTDNLFAQAGYKAAKDAMIAMGIELYEYNLVDTTHAKTAVIDDEIALIGTYNLDPRSSKLNREVGIMIKDTKGSGIAKDLTVIINKFKADSLLVGKDRQEMNKDLQDAEVGNFKKGAVRVIEQAVPLIKHQL
- a CDS encoding ATP-binding cassette domain-containing protein — encoded protein: MIRVNNLSKQFDSRGIAGLHALNFTLNKGIVMGIMGPNGSGKTTLLKILSGQLNSDQGNFETDGSVSLFPTHEILTDMNVQKFLISKVTIDVDDEKKIQLARDLADTFEFTFQLRQNLFQLSSGQRQKVLLAAELINRPALLLMDEPFTHLDPFTRRDILNGLFQFIRQQGITVLWVTHELEEALKYSDIVGLMNFGRLEQLGTPLSLLRNPRNLFVAQFMGYQNFIPVKFEQGVAETPWGKWNASLANASEGIMVIPDNAWKMNEGLEAQIEESYGTRQGIEHRLRFDGRQLVLKTMPTVDVQEKVKIMPIWEECFLIPL